The following coding sequences lie in one Cronobacter universalis NCTC 9529 genomic window:
- the mrdB gene encoding peptidoglycan glycosyltransferase MrdB (rod shape-determining protein RodA), whose amino-acid sequence MTDNPNKKSLWDKIHLDPTFMLIILALCFYSAMVIWSASGQDIGMMERKIGQIMMGLVIMIVLAQIPPRVYEGWAPYLYIVCIILLVAVDAFGAISKGAQRWLDLGVVRFQPSEIAKIAVPLMVARFINRDVCPPTLKNTGIALVLIFMPTLLVAAQPDLGTSILIAASGLFVLFLSGLSWRLIGIAVVLIAAFIPILWFFLMHDYQRQRVMMLLDPESDPLGAGYHIIQSKIAIGSGGLRGKGWLHGTQSQLEFLPERHTDFIFAVLAEELGLVGVLVLLALYVLLIMRGLWIAARAQTTFGRVMAGGLMLILFVYVFVNIGMVSGILPVVGVPLPLVSYGGSALIVLMAGFGIVMSIHTHRKMLSKSV is encoded by the coding sequence ATGACCGACAATCCGAATAAAAAGTCGCTGTGGGATAAAATCCACCTCGACCCGACCTTTATGCTGATAATTCTGGCGCTCTGTTTTTACAGCGCAATGGTTATCTGGAGCGCCAGCGGCCAGGATATCGGCATGATGGAGCGCAAGATAGGGCAGATTATGATGGGCCTGGTGATTATGATCGTGCTGGCGCAGATCCCGCCGCGCGTCTATGAAGGCTGGGCGCCCTATCTGTACATCGTCTGTATTATTTTGCTGGTGGCGGTGGACGCCTTTGGGGCCATCTCCAAAGGGGCGCAGCGCTGGCTCGATCTCGGCGTGGTGCGCTTCCAGCCCTCGGAAATCGCTAAAATCGCCGTGCCGCTGATGGTGGCGCGCTTTATTAACCGCGACGTCTGCCCGCCAACGCTGAAAAACACCGGCATCGCGCTGGTGCTGATTTTCATGCCCACGCTGCTGGTGGCCGCCCAGCCTGACCTCGGCACATCGATTCTTATCGCCGCCTCCGGCCTGTTCGTGCTGTTCCTCTCCGGCTTAAGCTGGCGTTTGATTGGTATCGCGGTGGTGCTTATCGCGGCGTTTATCCCGATCCTCTGGTTCTTCCTGATGCACGATTATCAGCGCCAGCGCGTGATGATGCTGCTGGATCCGGAAAGCGATCCGCTGGGCGCGGGCTATCATATTATTCAGTCGAAAATCGCCATCGGCTCCGGCGGCCTGCGCGGCAAAGGCTGGCTGCACGGCACCCAGTCGCAGCTGGAATTCCTGCCGGAACGCCATACCGACTTTATCTTCGCGGTACTCGCTGAAGAGCTGGGCCTGGTGGGCGTGCTGGTGCTGCTGGCGCTCTATGTCCTGTTGATTATGCGCGGGCTGTGGATCGCCGCGCGCGCCCAGACGACCTTCGGGCGCGTCATGGCGGGCGGCCTGATGCTGATTCTGTTCGTTTATGTGTTTGTGAATATTGGTATGGTGAGTGGTATCTTACCGGTGGTGGGCGTTCCGCTGCCGCTGGTCAGCTACGGGGGCTCCGCCCTGATTGTACTCATGGCCGGGTTTGGCATCGTGATGTCGATCCATACCCACAGGAAAATGTTGTCGAAGAGCGTATAA
- the rlmH gene encoding 23S rRNA (pseudouridine(1915)-N(3))-methyltransferase RlmH, producing the protein MKLQLVAVGTKMPDWVQTGFSEYLRRFPKDMPFELVEIPAGKRGKNADIKRILDKEGEMMLAAAGKNRIVTLDIPGRPWDTPQLARELERWKQDGRDVSLLIGGPEGLSDACKAAAEQSWSLSALTLPHPLVRVIVAESLYRAWSITTNHPYHRE; encoded by the coding sequence GTGAAGCTTCAGCTGGTCGCCGTTGGCACAAAAATGCCCGACTGGGTGCAGACAGGTTTCAGCGAATATCTGCGCCGCTTTCCCAAAGATATGCCGTTCGAGCTCGTTGAGATCCCGGCAGGGAAGCGCGGCAAAAACGCCGACATCAAACGCATTCTGGATAAAGAAGGCGAGATGATGCTGGCGGCGGCGGGGAAAAACCGCATCGTGACGCTGGATATTCCGGGGCGCCCGTGGGATACGCCGCAGCTGGCCCGCGAGCTTGAGCGCTGGAAACAGGACGGCCGCGATGTGAGCCTGCTTATCGGCGGGCCGGAAGGCCTGTCCGATGCGTGTAAAGCGGCGGCGGAACAGAGCTGGTCGCTTTCCGCGCTGACCCTGCCCCATCCGCTGGTACGTGTGATTGTCGCGGAGAGTCTCTACCGCGCCTGGAGTATTACCACCAACCACCCGTATCATCGTGAATAA
- the ybeD gene encoding DUF493 family protein YbeD, which yields MKTKLNELLEFPTPFTYKVMGLAKPELVDLVVEVVQRHAPGDYTPQIKPSSKGNYHSVSITINATHIEQVETLYEELGNIEIVRMVL from the coding sequence ATGAAAACCAAACTTAACGAGCTGCTTGAGTTCCCGACCCCCTTTACTTACAAAGTGATGGGCCTGGCGAAGCCTGAGTTGGTCGATCTGGTCGTCGAGGTAGTGCAGCGCCATGCTCCCGGCGACTACACGCCGCAGATCAAACCGAGCAGCAAAGGCAACTACCATTCCGTTTCGATTACCATCAACGCGACGCATATCGAGCAGGTGGAAACGCTCTATGAAGAGCTCGGCAATATCGAAATCGTGCGTATGGTGCTGTAA
- the rlpA gene encoding endolytic peptidoglycan transglycosylase RlpA, giving the protein MRKQWIGVCIAAGLLTACGVNNEGQQQASVAPQQPVCNGPIVEISGADPRYEQLNPSVNSDYERDGKRYTIVQDPSRFSQAGLAAIYDAEPDSNLTASGEPFDPMQLTAAHPTLPVPSYARITNLANGRMIVVRINDRGPYGNDRVISLSRAAADRLNTSNNTKVRIDPIIVAPDGSLSGPGMACTTVAKQTYALPARPDLSGGLGSVSSAPQPAEPQGDIRPVSNDTLQSDDTTGAPVKSGGFLGAPTTLASGVLESSTPDTTPTAATAQPVTASAPVQPAAEPAQLAAPATRNAPVTAPGSVQGSVAPAASAASTTTAAAGNYVVQVGAVSDSARAAQWQQKLSQQFSVPGRVSQNGAVYRVQLGPFASKAQAASLQQRLQSEAQVQSFITVAQ; this is encoded by the coding sequence ATGCGTAAGCAGTGGATTGGCGTCTGCATCGCCGCAGGGTTATTAACCGCCTGCGGCGTCAATAACGAAGGGCAACAACAGGCGAGCGTAGCGCCACAGCAGCCGGTCTGCAACGGTCCGATCGTTGAGATAAGCGGCGCGGATCCTCGCTACGAACAGCTGAATCCTTCCGTAAACAGCGATTATGAGCGCGACGGTAAACGCTATACCATCGTTCAGGATCCTTCGCGCTTCAGTCAGGCGGGGCTTGCCGCTATCTATGACGCGGAGCCGGACAGCAACCTGACCGCCTCGGGCGAACCATTCGACCCAATGCAGCTCACCGCCGCGCACCCTACCCTGCCGGTGCCAAGCTACGCGCGCATTACTAACCTCGCTAATGGCCGCATGATTGTCGTGCGCATTAACGACCGCGGCCCATATGGCAATGACCGCGTGATCTCGCTCTCCCGCGCGGCGGCGGATCGACTGAATACGTCGAACAACACCAAAGTGCGTATCGATCCGATTATCGTCGCGCCGGACGGTTCGCTCTCTGGGCCGGGCATGGCCTGTACGACGGTCGCGAAACAAACGTATGCGCTCCCGGCGCGTCCTGATTTAAGCGGCGGCCTCGGCAGCGTCTCTTCTGCCCCCCAGCCTGCCGAACCGCAGGGCGATATCCGCCCGGTGAGCAACGATACGCTGCAAAGCGATGACACCACCGGCGCGCCGGTGAAAAGCGGCGGCTTTTTAGGCGCGCCGACGACGCTTGCTTCGGGCGTGCTGGAAAGCTCAACGCCGGACACCACGCCGACGGCCGCTACCGCGCAGCCCGTCACCGCGAGCGCCCCCGTACAACCTGCCGCTGAACCCGCGCAGCTTGCCGCGCCCGCCACCCGCAACGCGCCGGTGACCGCGCCAGGCTCCGTGCAGGGCAGCGTCGCGCCAGCCGCCAGCGCCGCCTCCACGACCACCGCCGCCGCCGGGAATTATGTGGTGCAGGTCGGGGCCGTCAGCGACAGCGCGCGTGCCGCGCAGTGGCAACAAAAACTGAGCCAGCAATTTTCCGTACCAGGACGCGTCAGCCAGAACGGCGCAGTCTATCGCGTTCAGTTAGGGCCGTTCGCCAGCAAAGCGCAGGCCGCCTCGCTCCAGCAGCGTTTACAGAGCGAAGCGCAGGTTCAGTCTTTCATTACTGTCGCCCAATAA
- the rsfS gene encoding ribosome silencing factor — protein MQGKALQDFVIDKIDDLKGQDIIAIDVKGKSSITDCMIICTGTSSRHVMSIADHVVQESRAAGMMPLGVEGESAADWIVVDLGDVMVHVMQEESRRLYELEKLWG, from the coding sequence TTGCAGGGTAAAGCACTCCAGGATTTTGTCATTGATAAAATCGACGATCTTAAAGGCCAGGATATTATCGCCATTGATGTTAAGGGCAAATCCAGCATTACAGATTGTATGATTATCTGCACCGGCACCTCCAGCCGTCATGTAATGTCTATCGCCGATCATGTCGTTCAGGAATCCCGCGCTGCGGGCATGATGCCGCTCGGCGTTGAAGGCGAAAGCGCCGCCGACTGGATCGTGGTCGATCTCGGCGATGTGATGGTGCACGTCATGCAGGAAGAGAGCCGTCGCCTGTATGAGCTGGAAAAGCTCTGGGGTTAA
- the mrdA gene encoding peptidoglycan DD-transpeptidase MrdA, which yields MKLKDSFRDYTAESALFVRRALVAFAGILVLTGILIFNLYHLQILRFNDYQTRSNENRIKLVPIPPSRGIIYDRNGTPLALNRTIYQIEMMPEKVDSVQDTLEALRSVVDLTDDDIANFKKERARSHRFTSIPVKTNLTEVQVARFAVNQYRFPGVEVKGYKRRYYPYGAALTHVIGYVSKINDKDVERLDKDGKLANYAATHDIGKLGIERYYEDVLHGQTGYEEVEVNNRGRVIRQLKEVPPQAGHDIYLTLDLKLQTYIETLLQGSRAAVVVTDPRTGGILAMVSMPSYNPNLFVDGISSKDYSGLLNDPNTPLINRATQGVYPPASTVKPYVAVSALSAGVINRNTSLFDPGWWQLPGSEKRYRDWKKWGHGRLNVTKSLEESADTFFYQVAYDMGIDRLSEWMRKFGYGSLTGIDLSEERSGNMPTREWKMKRFKKPWYQGDTIPVGIGQGYWTATPVQMNKAMMILINDGVVKVPHLLMTTVVNGQKVPWKQPEQPPVGDIHSGYWEIAKDGMYGVANRANGTGHKYFAGAPYKIAAKSGTAQVFGLKANETYNAHRIAERLRDHKLMTAFAPYDNPQVAVAMILENGGAGPAVGTIMRQILDHIMLGDNNTELPTENPATAAAEDR from the coding sequence ATGAAACTCAAGGATTCCTTTCGTGATTATACGGCTGAGTCCGCGCTCTTTGTGCGTCGGGCGCTGGTCGCTTTTGCCGGCATTCTGGTGCTGACCGGAATTCTGATCTTCAACCTCTACCATTTACAGATCCTGCGTTTTAACGACTACCAGACCCGCTCCAACGAAAACCGCATCAAACTGGTGCCTATCCCGCCAAGCCGCGGGATTATCTACGATCGCAACGGGACGCCGCTCGCCCTGAACCGCACTATCTACCAGATAGAAATGATGCCTGAAAAGGTAGACAGCGTGCAGGATACGCTGGAGGCGCTGCGCTCGGTGGTCGATCTCACCGATGACGATATCGCGAACTTCAAAAAGGAGCGCGCTCGCTCGCACCGTTTTACGTCGATTCCCGTGAAAACCAACCTGACGGAAGTGCAGGTGGCGCGTTTCGCCGTGAATCAGTACCGCTTCCCCGGCGTGGAAGTCAAAGGCTATAAGCGCCGCTACTACCCTTACGGCGCGGCGCTGACGCACGTTATCGGCTACGTCTCAAAAATTAACGATAAAGATGTCGAACGCCTCGATAAAGACGGCAAGCTCGCCAACTACGCCGCCACGCACGATATCGGCAAGCTCGGCATTGAGCGCTACTACGAAGATGTCCTGCACGGCCAGACCGGCTATGAAGAGGTTGAAGTTAACAACCGCGGGCGCGTCATTCGCCAGCTGAAAGAAGTGCCGCCGCAGGCGGGCCACGACATCTACCTGACGCTCGATCTCAAGCTTCAGACCTATATCGAAACCCTGCTCCAGGGCAGCCGCGCCGCGGTGGTAGTCACCGATCCGCGTACCGGCGGCATTCTGGCGATGGTCTCAATGCCAAGCTACAACCCGAACCTGTTCGTGGATGGTATCTCCAGCAAAGATTACTCTGGCCTGTTGAATGATCCGAACACGCCGCTGATTAACCGCGCCACCCAGGGCGTCTACCCGCCGGCGTCTACCGTGAAGCCCTACGTCGCGGTTTCCGCGTTGAGCGCAGGCGTTATCAACCGCAACACGTCGCTGTTCGACCCCGGCTGGTGGCAGTTGCCAGGCTCCGAGAAGCGCTACCGCGACTGGAAAAAGTGGGGCCACGGGCGGCTTAACGTCACGAAATCGCTGGAAGAATCCGCAGACACCTTCTTCTACCAGGTCGCTTACGACATGGGCATCGACCGACTCTCCGAGTGGATGCGCAAGTTCGGCTACGGCAGCCTGACGGGAATCGATCTCTCCGAAGAGCGCTCCGGCAACATGCCGACGCGCGAATGGAAGATGAAACGCTTTAAAAAGCCGTGGTATCAGGGCGACACCATTCCGGTCGGCATCGGCCAGGGCTACTGGACCGCCACGCCGGTACAGATGAACAAAGCCATGATGATCCTGATTAACGACGGCGTGGTGAAAGTGCCGCACCTGTTGATGACGACGGTGGTGAACGGCCAGAAAGTGCCGTGGAAACAGCCGGAACAGCCGCCGGTGGGCGATATTCACTCCGGTTACTGGGAAATCGCCAAAGACGGCATGTATGGCGTCGCCAACCGCGCCAACGGCACCGGTCACAAATACTTCGCCGGCGCGCCGTATAAAATCGCCGCGAAATCCGGTACCGCGCAGGTCTTCGGGCTCAAAGCCAACGAAACCTATAACGCGCACCGCATCGCTGAGCGTCTGCGCGACCACAAGCTGATGACCGCGTTCGCGCCTTACGATAACCCGCAGGTGGCGGTGGCGATGATCCTGGAAAACGGCGGCGCGGGCCCGGCGGTGGGCACCATCATGCGTCAAATCCTCGACCACATTATGCTCGGGGACAATAACACCGAACTGCCGACGGAAAACCCCGCCACGGCGGCGGCGGAGGATCGATAA
- the nadD gene encoding nicotinate-nucleotide adenylyltransferase, protein MTDRIPALQAWYGGTFDPIHYGHLRAVEALAGEVKLTQVTIMPNNVPPHRPQPGASSLQRKAMVELAIAGNPLFRLDARELQRDTPSWTSETMAQLRREAGPDAPLAFIIGQDSLLTLRTWHNYEALLACCHLLVCRRPGYPVEMKTDEDQRWLAPRLARQADELHREPAGKIYLADTPLFPISATDIRARLAKQLPCDDLLPPAVLAYIHHHALYRQP, encoded by the coding sequence ATGACTGACCGCATCCCTGCGCTTCAGGCCTGGTATGGCGGCACGTTCGACCCCATCCATTACGGCCATCTGCGCGCCGTGGAAGCGCTCGCCGGAGAAGTGAAGCTTACTCAGGTGACCATAATGCCGAATAATGTGCCGCCGCATCGCCCGCAGCCTGGCGCCAGCAGTCTTCAGCGCAAAGCGATGGTGGAACTGGCCATTGCCGGTAACCCCTTGTTTCGCCTGGATGCACGCGAGCTGCAACGCGACACGCCCTCCTGGACCAGCGAAACGATGGCGCAGCTGCGCCGTGAAGCAGGCCCGGATGCGCCGCTGGCCTTTATCATCGGCCAGGATTCCCTGCTGACGCTGCGCACATGGCATAACTATGAGGCGCTGCTGGCGTGCTGTCATCTGCTGGTCTGCCGCCGTCCTGGCTATCCGGTGGAGATGAAAACCGACGAAGACCAGCGCTGGCTGGCGCCGCGCCTCGCCCGCCAGGCGGACGAGCTTCACCGCGAACCTGCCGGGAAAATCTATCTTGCCGACACCCCGCTCTTTCCGATATCCGCGACGGACATCCGCGCGCGCCTTGCAAAGCAGTTGCCGTGTGATGATCTCCTGCCGCCCGCCGTGCTGGCGTATATCCACCATCACGCGCTGTATCGCCAGCCGTAA
- the dacA gene encoding D-alanyl-D-alanine carboxypeptidase DacA has product MKTTFSVRFMQRLAVTTALSVAALSTAAHADDLNIKTMIPGVPQIDAEAYILIDYNSGKVLAEQNADARRDPASLTKMMTSYVIGQAMKAGKFKESDLVTIGNDAWATGNPVFKGSSLMFLKPGMQVPVSQLIRGINLQSGNDACVAMADYVAGSQDAFVGLMNSYVTALGLKNTHFQTVHGLDADGQYSSARDMALIGQALIRDVPNEYSIYREKEFTFNGIRQTNRNGLLWDNSLNVDGIKTGHTDKAGYNLVASATEGQMRLISAVMGGRTFKGREAESKKLLTWGFRFFETVNPLKAGKEFASEPAWFGDNDRASLGVDKDIYLTIPRGRMKDLKASYVLNTSELHAPLAKNQVVGTINFQLDGKTIEQRPLVVLEEIQEGNFFGRIIDYIKLMFHHWFG; this is encoded by the coding sequence ATGAAGACCACTTTCTCCGTTCGTTTTATGCAGCGTCTCGCCGTTACCACGGCGCTTTCTGTCGCAGCCCTTTCCACCGCCGCCCATGCCGACGACCTTAATATCAAAACGATGATCCCAGGCGTGCCGCAGATCGACGCGGAAGCCTATATCCTCATCGATTACAACTCAGGGAAAGTGCTGGCGGAGCAGAACGCTGACGCGCGCCGCGATCCGGCGAGCCTGACCAAAATGATGACCAGTTACGTCATCGGCCAGGCGATGAAAGCAGGTAAATTTAAAGAGTCCGATCTGGTGACCATCGGCAATGACGCCTGGGCCACCGGCAACCCGGTCTTCAAAGGCTCGTCCCTGATGTTCCTGAAACCAGGCATGCAGGTGCCGGTTTCTCAGCTGATCCGCGGGATTAACCTGCAATCCGGCAACGACGCCTGCGTGGCGATGGCAGACTATGTGGCGGGCAGCCAGGACGCGTTTGTGGGCCTGATGAATAGCTACGTCACCGCGCTGGGCCTGAAAAACACCCATTTCCAGACCGTACACGGTCTCGACGCTGACGGCCAGTACAGCTCGGCGCGCGACATGGCGCTGATTGGCCAGGCGCTGATCCGCGATGTGCCGAACGAATACTCCATCTACCGCGAGAAAGAGTTCACCTTCAACGGCATCCGCCAGACCAACCGTAATGGTCTGCTGTGGGATAACAGCCTGAACGTGGACGGCATCAAAACCGGTCATACCGACAAAGCGGGCTACAACCTCGTCGCGTCCGCCACCGAAGGTCAGATGCGTCTCATCTCCGCCGTGATGGGGGGGCGCACCTTTAAAGGCCGTGAAGCAGAAAGCAAAAAGCTGCTGACCTGGGGCTTCCGTTTCTTCGAAACCGTGAACCCGCTGAAAGCCGGCAAAGAGTTCGCGTCCGAGCCGGCCTGGTTTGGCGATAACGATCGCGCCTCGCTGGGTGTCGATAAAGATATCTATCTGACCATCCCGCGCGGCCGCATGAAAGATCTGAAAGCCAGCTATGTGCTGAACACCTCCGAGCTGCACGCGCCGCTGGCGAAAAATCAGGTAGTCGGCACCATTAATTTCCAGCTGGACGGTAAAACCATCGAACAGCGCCCGCTGGTGGTACTGGAAGAGATTCAGGAAGGCAATTTCTTTGGCCGCATCATCGATTACATCAAACTGATGTTCCACCACTGGTTTGGTTAA